The proteins below are encoded in one region of Bacteriovorax sp. Seq25_V:
- a CDS encoding TolC family protein — MKYILLMTISLSSFANLNQFVKEYLSTSNEIKSSSFAYEYQKLLLELELDKRPLVFSLASEKSTSNLITTPLNLNPTEEKTMTHSASLSKDFIWGGEFSITGSLYDYDAASDYKSFSQEVSYTQDIGRNFFGRNEFLSKEVKQLEVTFQDKTFDNIKSKSLLDFIAKYIDVKKEVTFFELQKQALDRAQRRLKLIKRQVKDGLKERVDLYSSESGYRYQKEQVEQKRASLLVAKKNFETKLERNVSLDSFPPYEVKKLRLEEVPAGEFEDNFDIQAIKSKLIYLEKNYESADNSVFPIVKLSASYKTNSINTAQDSPISDGSFGADNSAKAIGLTVSIPIGFDVEKNARSQANLAKMKAEYDYKLLKVQVMKKIEQIKVRLLALDRNIDSVADRYELSKKTVDEYNKLYNKGRANLDTVLRAEEELIQTEQAFVQYNVQRELEVYSLYDLYGKLVEKVTK, encoded by the coding sequence ATGAAATATATCTTATTAATGACTATATCATTGAGTTCATTTGCTAATTTAAATCAATTTGTAAAAGAATACCTTAGTACATCAAACGAAATCAAATCTTCATCATTTGCTTATGAATATCAGAAATTATTGCTAGAGTTAGAGCTCGATAAAAGACCCTTGGTTTTTTCTCTAGCCAGCGAGAAATCAACTTCTAACTTAATAACAACTCCATTAAATCTCAATCCTACAGAAGAAAAAACAATGACTCATTCTGCGAGTCTCTCGAAGGACTTTATTTGGGGTGGTGAGTTTTCAATAACAGGTTCTCTTTACGACTATGATGCAGCAAGTGACTACAAGAGTTTTTCACAAGAAGTTTCGTACACGCAAGATATCGGAAGAAATTTTTTTGGTCGCAATGAGTTCTTATCAAAAGAAGTTAAACAGCTAGAAGTTACTTTCCAAGATAAGACTTTTGATAATATTAAGTCCAAGTCATTGTTAGACTTTATTGCGAAATATATTGATGTAAAAAAAGAAGTAACATTCTTTGAACTTCAAAAGCAGGCTTTAGATAGAGCGCAAAGAAGATTGAAGCTAATTAAGCGCCAAGTAAAAGATGGTCTTAAAGAGAGAGTTGATCTTTATAGTTCTGAGTCTGGATACCGCTATCAAAAAGAGCAAGTAGAACAGAAGAGAGCATCTTTACTTGTTGCAAAGAAAAATTTTGAAACGAAACTGGAGAGAAATGTTTCTCTAGATAGCTTTCCTCCGTATGAAGTTAAGAAATTGAGATTAGAAGAAGTACCTGCCGGTGAGTTTGAAGATAATTTTGATATCCAAGCAATTAAATCGAAGCTTATATACTTAGAAAAGAATTATGAGAGTGCAGACAATTCAGTATTTCCGATTGTTAAGTTAAGCGCATCTTATAAGACGAATTCAATTAATACAGCTCAAGATAGTCCAATCTCTGATGGGAGTTTTGGTGCCGATAATAGTGCCAAAGCTATAGGATTAACAGTTTCAATACCAATCGGATTTGATGTTGAAAAGAATGCTCGCTCGCAAGCAAATTTAGCGAAAATGAAAGCTGAGTACGATTATAAATTGTTAAAAGTTCAAGTAATGAAGAAAATTGAACAAATTAAAGTTCGCTTACTTGCACTAGATAGAAATATTGACAGTGTTGCTGATAGATATGAACTATCGAAGAAGACAGTCGATGAATACAACAAACTTTATAACAAGGGTCGTGCCAATCTTGATACGGTACTCAGAGCAGAAGAAGAGCTAATACAAACAGAGCAAGCTTTCGTTCAATACAATGTACAAAGAGAGTTAGAAGTATATTCTCTTTATGACCTCTACGGAAAACTTGTAGAAAAGGTTACGAAGTAA
- a CDS encoding efflux RND transporter permease subunit, whose product MKKLIEYFVDKSTVVNLFSFLVLVLGIYSAYTLQKDIFPQVEFDVILIRTDYPGSSSEDVEKLVTLSVERALKEVDGIKELNALSAEGSSIVYLTVDPDAKISKVLDDAKDAIDKINDFPDEVEDPKVSSLSNKNRRGVIKVAIKGAEYTRIREVSKKLRDELELNKKISLVDIDGYREDEIVALLDPKKLEDNEVTLTEIAAAIKKSNMNLSAGKIKAVEGDVYIRTLNEFNSVEDVENVVVRSNSEGKKVTVKDIAHVVQRPIENSVLGRSNGEEALFLDIKIKQSSDILETTDQIKETVHAFFENSDYKDIKYDLLDDASYYVSRRLNVLKENGIMGIFLVFGCLLLFLNFSTSVVTSLGAPMAFMTSFAIMQAFGMTIDLISMFGLILVLGMLVDDSIIVAEHFYQKLEAGIEPREAARQSAVETFKPVCGTIITTMIAFGALFFMGGIMGKFLWPVPATVMICLVASLFECFFILPAHLADFVRLKKEKQWRITWYKPVLVFYGKVLKKVLNAPAITVSFFIMLFLGSVFFAKTMNFELFPGDDVRTVFMQFKGRVGVDQSVTANEMLKVEKMLINEFPRNEVQQIQARVGLLAGEQGNKLGNHYGSIVIYLTDPVERERTTDDILNTALEKAQSLVSSEYQITVKKIQGGPPRGKPVEIDIKGESIADLKAVSHKIEDALKEVKGVTTTEIDFEEGNDQVIFKVKEDEARRLGLDVQTIAFELRRALAGDTITEIRRSDEDIDIKIKFDDRWIKDAAPLLDLSILNSSGRRIKLGSVVYLEKHPGAFVIRRLDRKRIFSVSASLDKAVTTPTRVAKEFAPKVKEITSEYEGVTFKFGGENEDTKESMGGLIKSFLIAFSLIFIVLVVMFNSVGNTLAVMSAIPLGMIGVIWSFKFFGMSLGFMAMMGVVGLVGVVVNDSIVLVECINEFRKKEPDLIRAIFKGCLSRLRAVILTTVTTVAGLLPVAHATGGDPFIKPMAMSFAWGLAFATAVTLIFVPCQYIVFEKLSNFFRKKEDKVAIGIAQELDVIERETEESILHTEVEA is encoded by the coding sequence ATGAAGAAATTAATTGAATACTTTGTTGATAAATCCACGGTCGTCAATCTCTTCTCGTTCCTAGTTTTAGTGCTAGGAATATATTCAGCATACACATTGCAAAAGGATATATTTCCTCAAGTTGAATTTGACGTGATTTTAATTAGAACAGATTACCCTGGTTCATCCTCTGAAGATGTTGAAAAGCTTGTAACCCTGAGTGTTGAAAGAGCACTTAAGGAAGTTGATGGTATTAAAGAGCTTAATGCTTTGTCTGCAGAAGGCTCAAGTATAGTTTATCTTACAGTTGATCCGGATGCAAAAATCAGTAAAGTTCTTGATGATGCTAAGGATGCGATTGATAAAATTAATGATTTTCCTGATGAAGTTGAAGATCCAAAAGTATCAAGTCTAAGTAATAAGAATAGACGTGGTGTAATTAAGGTCGCAATTAAGGGGGCAGAATACACGCGAATAAGAGAAGTCTCTAAAAAACTTCGTGATGAACTAGAGTTAAATAAGAAGATTTCACTTGTTGATATTGATGGGTATCGTGAGGATGAAATAGTTGCACTACTAGACCCTAAGAAGCTTGAAGATAATGAAGTTACATTAACAGAGATTGCAGCAGCAATTAAGAAGAGTAATATGAATTTGTCTGCGGGGAAAATTAAAGCTGTCGAGGGCGATGTATACATTAGAACTCTTAACGAATTTAATTCAGTCGAGGATGTCGAGAATGTTGTTGTGCGGTCCAATAGTGAAGGGAAGAAAGTTACAGTTAAAGATATTGCTCATGTTGTTCAACGTCCAATTGAGAACTCCGTACTTGGAAGGTCAAATGGTGAGGAAGCTTTATTTTTAGATATTAAAATTAAACAGTCTTCTGACATTCTTGAGACGACTGATCAGATCAAGGAAACTGTACATGCTTTTTTTGAAAACTCTGATTATAAAGATATAAAATATGATCTACTTGATGATGCTTCATACTACGTAAGTCGTCGTTTAAATGTATTAAAAGAAAATGGGATTATGGGAATATTTCTTGTATTTGGCTGTCTTCTTTTATTTTTGAATTTCTCAACATCTGTGGTTACCTCTCTAGGAGCCCCGATGGCATTTATGACTTCGTTCGCAATTATGCAGGCCTTTGGAATGACTATTGACTTAATCTCGATGTTCGGTCTTATTCTAGTACTTGGGATGCTTGTAGATGACTCAATTATTGTTGCTGAGCATTTTTACCAAAAACTTGAGGCTGGAATTGAACCTCGTGAAGCAGCAAGGCAATCTGCTGTTGAGACATTTAAACCAGTTTGTGGGACAATCATAACTACTATGATTGCCTTTGGAGCACTTTTCTTTATGGGGGGAATCATGGGGAAATTTCTCTGGCCAGTTCCTGCGACTGTTATGATATGTTTAGTCGCTTCACTTTTTGAGTGTTTCTTTATTTTACCTGCACACTTAGCAGATTTTGTACGTCTAAAAAAAGAAAAACAGTGGCGTATAACTTGGTATAAACCTGTACTCGTTTTTTATGGAAAAGTACTGAAGAAAGTACTTAATGCTCCAGCTATCACAGTATCATTTTTCATTATGTTATTTCTTGGTTCAGTGTTTTTTGCGAAGACAATGAATTTTGAACTCTTCCCTGGTGATGATGTTAGAACTGTATTTATGCAATTCAAAGGTCGAGTTGGTGTAGATCAAAGTGTAACAGCAAATGAAATGCTAAAAGTTGAAAAAATGCTGATTAATGAATTTCCTCGTAATGAAGTTCAACAAATTCAAGCACGCGTAGGTCTTCTTGCAGGAGAGCAAGGGAATAAGCTTGGAAACCATTATGGATCAATCGTTATCTATTTAACAGACCCAGTAGAAAGAGAGAGAACTACAGATGATATTTTAAATACTGCTCTCGAAAAAGCGCAATCTCTAGTGTCGAGTGAGTATCAAATAACTGTTAAGAAAATTCAAGGTGGTCCACCAAGAGGTAAGCCTGTTGAAATTGATATCAAAGGTGAATCAATTGCGGACCTTAAAGCTGTTTCACATAAAATCGAAGACGCTCTGAAAGAAGTTAAAGGTGTAACAACTACTGAGATTGATTTTGAAGAAGGTAATGATCAAGTTATCTTTAAAGTTAAAGAGGATGAAGCGAGAAGACTTGGTCTTGACGTTCAGACTATTGCTTTTGAGCTAAGAAGAGCACTGGCGGGAGATACAATTACGGAAATCAGAAGGTCTGATGAGGATATTGATATCAAAATTAAATTTGATGATAGATGGATTAAAGATGCGGCACCGCTATTAGATCTTTCTATTTTAAATTCATCAGGTAGAAGAATTAAATTAGGCAGTGTCGTTTATCTAGAAAAACATCCTGGAGCCTTTGTCATTAGACGTCTGGACAGGAAGAGAATTTTCTCAGTTTCAGCAAGTCTTGATAAGGCCGTGACTACTCCAACAAGAGTGGCAAAAGAATTTGCTCCTAAAGTTAAAGAGATTACTTCTGAATATGAAGGCGTTACATTTAAATTCGGAGGAGAAAATGAAGACACGAAAGAATCGATGGGTGGATTAATTAAGTCTTTCCTTATCGCATTTTCTCTAATTTTTATTGTTCTTGTTGTTATGTTCAATTCTGTCGGTAATACTCTCGCTGTTATGTCGGCAATTCCTCTTGGGATGATAGGTGTAATCTGGTCATTTAAGTTCTTTGGAATGAGCTTAGGCTTCATGGCAATGATGGGAGTTGTTGGTCTCGTCGGAGTTGTTGTAAATGATTCGATTGTTTTAGTTGAGTGTATTAACGAATTTAGAAAAAAAGAACCAGACTTGATTCGAGCAATCTTTAAAGGCTGTTTATCTCGTTTGCGTGCCGTAATTTTGACAACGGTAACAACTGTTGCTGGACTTCTTCCCGTTGCGCACGCAACAGGAGGGGACCCTTTTATTAAACCAATGGCAATGAGTTTTGCTTGGGGTCTTGCTTTTGCAACAGCAGTAACGCTGATCTTTGTTCCTTGTCAATATATTGTATTTGAGAAGCTTTCTAATTTTTTTAGGAAGAAAGAAGACAAAGTTGCTATTGGTATTGCGCAAGAATTAGATGTAATCGAACGTGAAACTGAAGAGTCTATTTTACATACAGAAGTAGAAGCTTGA